One window of the Ureibacillus sp. FSL W7-1570 genome contains the following:
- a CDS encoding ABC transporter substrate-binding protein — translation MEETKKLKKYASLFLASSLVLGALAGCSGGSDGGDDASKDSGSDNGGDGGVIKIGANLELTGGVASYGSSIKQGAELAIEEINANGGIDGKKIEFVPVDNKSENAEATSAAIRLATQEKVDVMIGPATSGNVLATVQIANDNKIPLVTASGTAPNVTENEDGSINEYVFRTCFIDPFQGVIAANFATEELGVKNVAIFADNSSDYAKGLAAAFKEQIEANGGKVVAEAAYVAKDTDFKSTLTTLKSKNPEFIFIPGYYEEVGLIVKQARELGIDVPLMGADGWDSPKLVELAGADNLNNSFIINHYSSEDPDPKIQDFVKAFNDKYGEAPNAFHALGYDTVYFIKDAIERAGSVDGEKIKDALAATKDISLVSGTISVDEKHNAVKSATILEYKDGKQVFKTKIEP, via the coding sequence ATGGAGGAAACAAAAAAACTTAAAAAATACGCCTCTCTCTTTCTGGCATCTTCGCTGGTATTAGGAGCTCTAGCTGGTTGTAGTGGGGGTTCTGACGGAGGTGACGATGCATCAAAAGACAGCGGTTCAGATAACGGAGGAGACGGCGGCGTTATCAAAATTGGTGCGAACTTGGAGTTGACTGGAGGAGTTGCTTCCTACGGTTCATCCATCAAACAAGGTGCAGAACTTGCGATTGAAGAAATCAATGCCAATGGCGGAATTGACGGCAAAAAGATTGAGTTTGTTCCTGTGGATAACAAATCAGAGAACGCAGAAGCAACATCCGCTGCGATTCGACTAGCGACACAAGAAAAAGTAGATGTAATGATCGGACCTGCAACGAGCGGTAACGTTCTTGCCACTGTGCAAATTGCGAACGATAATAAAATTCCTTTAGTGACTGCTTCAGGTACTGCGCCAAACGTTACTGAAAATGAAGACGGATCTATCAACGAATACGTATTCCGTACTTGCTTCATCGACCCATTCCAAGGAGTTATTGCTGCAAACTTTGCAACAGAAGAACTTGGAGTGAAAAATGTAGCGATTTTTGCGGATAACTCTTCAGACTATGCCAAAGGTTTGGCGGCTGCATTCAAAGAGCAAATCGAAGCTAATGGCGGCAAAGTGGTTGCTGAAGCGGCATATGTGGCAAAAGACACAGACTTCAAATCAACATTGACAACGCTTAAATCCAAAAATCCAGAGTTCATCTTCATTCCTGGATATTATGAAGAAGTTGGTTTGATTGTAAAACAAGCGCGTGAATTGGGAATTGACGTTCCATTGATGGGTGCTGACGGATGGGATTCTCCAAAATTGGTTGAATTGGCCGGTGCCGACAACTTAAACAACTCATTCATCATCAACCACTATTCATCTGAAGACCCAGATCCAAAAATCCAAGACTTTGTTAAAGCGTTCAATGATAAGTACGGTGAAGCGCCAAATGCATTCCACGCCCTTGGATACGATACAGTTTACTTCATCAAAGATGCGATTGAGCGCGCTGGTTCTGTAGATGGCGAGAAAATTAAAGATGCACTTGCTGCAACGAAAGACATTTCGCTTGTGTCTGGTACAATCTCAGTGGATGAAAAGCATAACGCAGTTAAATCCGCAACGATCCTTGAGTATAAAGATGGAAAACAAGTATTTAAAACTAAGATCGAACCTTAA
- a CDS encoding sialidase: MYMYNNGYPYYYVYVPVNYYHPYQYPLYAQQIPQQSSRPGVQQLIQRIRTEHSNLYTQLEQAGVNPQMVDTLIFLTISYLQSQQNLNRTPTQIYNQFQRDNPWFLPFIRSMNFPENTVNRILIRVIELALSYIRGESPTPEPGPRPEAGWSDWESLGGTLLSAPSVSSWAPNRLDVFARGSDNTLYHIWWDGNRWSNWESLGGVLTSAPGSVSWGPNRIDVFVRGTDDALYHKWWDGSRWSSWESLGGTLTSGPSASSQRANQLDVFVRGTGNRLYKRTWNGSNWEPWEDLGGNLASEPAAISWGPNRIDVFARGANNDLIHKWWDGNRWSDWESLGGTLTSAPTVSSKRANHLDVFVRGVGNRLYKRTWNGTRWEPWVNLGTTQITSAPAAVSWGPNRTDVFARGQNNDLIHRYQQS; this comes from the coding sequence ATGTACATGTATAATAATGGCTATCCTTATTACTACGTTTATGTACCGGTCAATTATTACCACCCTTATCAGTACCCTCTGTATGCACAACAAATCCCCCAACAATCCTCAAGACCAGGCGTGCAACAACTGATCCAACGCATCCGCACGGAACATAGCAACTTATATACCCAGCTGGAACAAGCAGGGGTAAATCCTCAAATGGTTGATACCCTCATCTTTTTAACCATCTCCTATTTGCAAAGCCAACAAAACTTGAACCGCACTCCAACCCAAATTTACAATCAGTTCCAGCGTGATAATCCTTGGTTCCTGCCATTTATCCGCTCGATGAATTTCCCAGAAAATACAGTGAACCGCATTTTAATAAGAGTCATTGAATTAGCTCTGTCCTATATCCGAGGGGAAAGTCCCACTCCAGAACCTGGACCAAGGCCGGAAGCAGGATGGTCCGATTGGGAAAGCCTTGGCGGCACATTATTAAGCGCGCCGAGTGTAAGTTCATGGGCTCCCAACCGGTTGGATGTCTTTGCAAGAGGGAGCGACAATACGCTGTACCATATCTGGTGGGATGGCAACCGCTGGAGCAACTGGGAAAGCCTTGGCGGTGTATTGACTTCTGCTCCCGGATCTGTTTCCTGGGGGCCAAACCGGATTGACGTCTTTGTAAGAGGGACAGATGATGCATTGTACCACAAATGGTGGGACGGCAGCCGCTGGAGCAGTTGGGAAAGCCTCGGCGGCACTTTGACGAGCGGTCCTAGCGCCTCTTCACAACGGGCAAATCAATTGGATGTCTTCGTAAGAGGAACCGGAAATCGCTTATATAAAAGAACTTGGAATGGATCCAATTGGGAACCTTGGGAAGACCTTGGAGGAAATCTGGCTTCCGAACCTGCCGCAATTTCTTGGGGACCGAACCGGATTGACGTCTTTGCGAGAGGGGCAAATAACGATTTAATTCATAAATGGTGGGACGGCAACCGCTGGAGTGATTGGGAAAGTCTCGGCGGCACTTTGACAAGTGCGCCGACAGTTTCATCCAAACGGGCAAACCACCTGGATGTCTTTGTAAGAGGCGTGGGCAATCGATTATATAAGAGAACTTGGAACGGCACTCGTTGGGAACCTTGGGTAAACCTTGGCACTACACAAATCACGAGTGCACCAGCCGCTGTTTCTTGGGGGCCGAACCGGACAGATGTCTTTGCCCGGGGACAAAACAACGATTTAATCCACCGTTATCAACAAAGTTAA
- the pgeF gene encoding peptidoglycan editing factor PgeF, with protein sequence MTTKLYINNDHFIAGITLKNEVELEQHNMALHVCEKEEEIIQNRKKLAAYIGCDIRQFVCANQTHSDNVYKVTAQDRGRGALSKDTAIPNTDALYTTEPGIVLCTFTADCVPVIFYSEKSGIIGVIHSGWQGTVKEITRKVFEYIRNNEQCDLQDFHVLIGTAISQEKFEVDEDVYEKFKNLGYADEFVYFNAETGKYHIDNQLTVKRQCELSGIPSEQIFIDATCTFKNPQGFSYREDKKAGRHLTFIMKKA encoded by the coding sequence ATGACGACAAAACTTTATATCAATAACGATCATTTCATTGCCGGCATAACATTAAAAAATGAAGTGGAATTGGAACAACATAACATGGCTCTTCATGTTTGCGAAAAGGAAGAAGAAATCATCCAAAACCGCAAAAAACTTGCCGCTTACATCGGGTGCGATATCCGGCAATTTGTTTGTGCCAATCAGACCCATAGCGACAACGTTTACAAAGTGACCGCACAAGACCGCGGACGGGGCGCCCTGTCCAAAGATACCGCCATCCCAAATACAGACGCCCTTTATACTACAGAACCCGGCATTGTCCTTTGCACCTTTACCGCCGATTGCGTACCGGTCATTTTCTATAGCGAAAAAAGCGGGATCATCGGAGTCATCCATTCCGGATGGCAAGGAACTGTGAAGGAAATCACAAGAAAAGTTTTTGAATATATCCGGAACAACGAGCAATGCGATTTGCAAGACTTCCATGTGCTTATCGGCACCGCCATCAGCCAAGAAAAGTTTGAAGTCGATGAAGATGTATACGAAAAATTTAAAAACTTGGGATATGCGGATGAATTCGTTTATTTTAATGCGGAAACCGGGAAATACCATATCGACAACCAGCTAACGGTAAAAAGACAATGTGAACTGAGCGGTATACCTTCAGAACAAATCTTCATTGATGCCACATGCACCTTTAAAAATCCACAGGGCTTTTCCTACCGGGAAGATAAAAAAGCCGGTCGCCATTTGACTTTCATCATGAAAAAAGCATAA
- a CDS encoding LysM peptidoglycan-binding domain-containing protein has product MRIHVVQQGDTLWKLANLYYTSMNAIVQLNQLPNPQSLLIGQAILIPDTTTPHIIQFGETLWSIASAYGVSIQPIQQANPAINPYNLIPGTTIYIPPRLHMVQPGEALWQIAAYYGTTTEAIVKQNGLRSPDNIYPGMMLIIPRPKPSIEVNAYSYQQDANGADSVNAVGNLLTYFTPFSYMIKEDGTLEPFADELMLSAAKSKQAVPMLAISNFSSTSTGSNLAHAILSNQELKEKLIDSCIKVMDEKGYRGLNIDFEYVLPEDRENYNEFLQLAVNRLHEKGYFVSTALAPKTGSEQEGLLYTAHDYEAHGRIVDFVILMTYEWGWRGGPPQAISPINQIRRVVEYAVTIIPPEKIFLGFQIYARDWKVPHVEGAIAETFSPQEAIRRATQYKAEILYDETAQSPFFRYVDQNGQAHEVWFEDARSAAAKFKLAIEYKLRGISYWALGYPFPQNWALLNDYFNIIKL; this is encoded by the coding sequence CTGAGAATTCACGTTGTTCAGCAAGGAGACACCCTTTGGAAATTGGCTAATTTATACTATACGAGCATGAATGCCATTGTCCAGCTTAATCAACTTCCAAATCCCCAATCATTGCTCATTGGCCAAGCAATTCTGATCCCGGATACAACAACTCCCCACATCATTCAATTCGGAGAAACATTGTGGTCGATTGCAAGTGCTTACGGCGTATCTATCCAGCCCATTCAACAAGCAAACCCTGCCATCAATCCTTACAATTTAATCCCCGGAACAACGATTTACATCCCTCCACGGTTACACATGGTTCAACCAGGAGAAGCCCTGTGGCAAATTGCAGCTTATTACGGAACAACAACAGAAGCCATTGTAAAACAAAACGGTCTGCGAAGCCCGGATAACATCTACCCTGGAATGATGCTCATCATCCCAAGACCAAAACCATCCATCGAAGTCAATGCTTATTCCTATCAGCAGGATGCAAACGGGGCGGATTCCGTCAATGCGGTGGGCAACTTGCTTACGTATTTCACCCCGTTTTCCTACATGATCAAAGAAGATGGAACGTTGGAACCTTTTGCTGATGAATTGATGCTCAGCGCGGCAAAATCCAAACAAGCGGTGCCGATGTTGGCGATCTCGAATTTTTCATCAACCAGCACAGGTTCAAACTTGGCCCACGCCATTTTATCGAATCAGGAATTGAAGGAAAAATTAATCGACAGTTGCATAAAGGTCATGGATGAAAAAGGCTACCGCGGGTTAAACATCGATTTTGAATATGTGCTGCCGGAAGATCGGGAAAATTATAATGAATTTTTGCAACTGGCCGTTAACCGGCTTCATGAGAAGGGATATTTCGTTTCAACCGCTCTTGCGCCGAAGACGGGTTCGGAACAGGAAGGTCTGCTTTATACCGCCCACGACTATGAAGCCCACGGGCGCATTGTCGACTTTGTCATTTTGATGACTTATGAGTGGGGTTGGAGGGGAGGTCCGCCGCAAGCCATTTCGCCGATCAACCAAATAAGACGTGTGGTGGAGTATGCGGTAACCATCATTCCTCCCGAGAAAATCTTTTTGGGGTTCCAAATTTATGCAAGGGATTGGAAAGTGCCGCATGTGGAAGGTGCAATTGCTGAAACCTTCAGCCCTCAGGAAGCCATTCGACGGGCAACCCAATATAAAGCAGAAATCTTATATGACGAAACCGCCCAATCCCCCTTTTTCCGATATGTGGATCAAAACGGGCAAGCCCATGAAGTATGGTTTGAAGATGCAAGAAGCGCCGCCGCCAAATTCAAACTGGCCATCGAATATAAATTGCGCGGTATCAGTTATTGGGCTTTAGGATATCCTTTTCCGCAAAATTGGGCATTATTAAATGATTATTTCAACATTATTAAACTTTAA
- a CDS encoding DUF1611 domain-containing protein gives MKKKAIIYCEGQFGSMDGKTANGLVREPGYYDIIAVIDSTKSGLDAGEYLDGVKNGIPLCKNLEEALSISKEKPTHFILGIAPGDAFLKDEERSVIFEAMKAGLNIINPLQEFLTEDEEMMNAAKKYNVTIRDIRKPKPKKEWHLFTGGILNIHTPIIAVLGTDSACGKRTTAKILEKGFRNRGFKPVFIATGQTGLIQGAEYGFAMDAFPLQYLIGELEGEILRAHKNENPDIIIVEGQGALSHPAYASSCGILKGARPQAIILQHPPKRKVLGDFPFMPMPDLQEEINLIEHYGNTKVIAITLNHENMTDEEIDQTIVEYEKKLHLPVSDVLKKGDEKIINAIIDFFPSLKAKEKVVSSK, from the coding sequence ATGAAGAAAAAAGCAATCATCTATTGTGAAGGCCAATTTGGCTCTATGGATGGGAAAACCGCGAATGGTCTGGTTCGCGAGCCGGGATACTACGACATCATTGCCGTCATAGACAGTACAAAGAGCGGTTTGGATGCCGGCGAGTATCTCGATGGAGTCAAAAATGGCATCCCTTTATGCAAAAACCTCGAAGAAGCTTTATCAATTTCCAAAGAAAAACCAACTCATTTCATCCTCGGAATCGCCCCTGGTGACGCTTTTTTAAAAGATGAAGAAAGGTCTGTCATTTTCGAAGCCATGAAGGCCGGTTTAAATATTATCAACCCATTGCAAGAATTTCTGACTGAAGATGAAGAAATGATGAATGCCGCCAAAAAATACAACGTCACAATTCGCGACATTCGAAAGCCGAAACCAAAAAAAGAGTGGCATTTATTTACTGGCGGCATCTTAAATATCCATACGCCCATTATTGCCGTTTTAGGGACAGACAGCGCTTGCGGAAAACGGACTACCGCGAAAATACTTGAAAAAGGATTCAGGAACCGCGGGTTTAAACCTGTCTTTATCGCAACCGGACAAACCGGTTTAATTCAAGGTGCAGAATATGGTTTTGCAATGGACGCTTTCCCGCTTCAGTATCTAATCGGAGAACTGGAAGGGGAGATATTGCGGGCGCACAAAAACGAAAATCCAGACATCATCATTGTGGAAGGGCAAGGGGCACTCAGTCATCCCGCCTATGCCAGCTCATGCGGTATTTTAAAAGGGGCACGGCCACAAGCGATCATTTTGCAGCATCCACCAAAACGGAAAGTATTAGGCGATTTTCCGTTTATGCCGATGCCGGATCTCCAAGAAGAAATTAACCTGATTGAACATTACGGAAACACGAAAGTCATTGCCATCACGTTGAACCACGAAAATATGACAGATGAAGAAATCGACCAAACCATTGTGGAATATGAAAAGAAATTGCATTTGCCTGTCAGCGATGTGTTGAAAAAGGGCGACGAAAAAATTATTAATGCAATCATCGATTTCTTCCCATCTTTAAAAGCCAAAGAAAAGGTTGTGAGTTCAAAATGA